From one Pedobacter faecalis genomic stretch:
- a CDS encoding amidohydrolase family protein — protein sequence MIDVHHHVIPEHLQGLHHFPVWSIESDREAMQRLGISGALLSIPASAGPQEIQDMNNWLAHLIEFDPAAYGMLAAISGRDIHQALTEIERCTDHLKADGFIMLSNYDSIYIGDDYFDPVLDMLNNRAAVVLLHPTAPPAWSKNLLVADHSVYEFPFETTRAMMDLIYRGKLKRYPNIKWIISHAGGTIPFLFYRLSICGEWNAISQSQEEIISDLQTLYYDLALSTSSAVSCALDKLTDPSRILFGTDFPLRYEAGVTNSIEQFKNNCNYSHRDILKIGRQNAKKLFPRFVSSL from the coding sequence ATGATTGACGTACATCACCATGTAATCCCTGAGCATCTTCAGGGATTACATCACTTTCCGGTATGGAGTATCGAGTCTGACCGGGAGGCGATGCAGAGGCTGGGCATTAGTGGAGCGCTGCTCTCAATACCGGCAAGCGCCGGGCCCCAAGAGATCCAAGACATGAACAACTGGCTGGCCCACCTCATTGAGTTTGATCCTGCAGCATATGGAATGCTTGCCGCCATATCTGGTCGTGACATTCACCAGGCCCTCACGGAAATCGAGCGTTGTACCGACCATCTGAAGGCCGACGGCTTTATTATGCTGAGCAACTACGACAGCATTTATATTGGGGACGACTATTTCGACCCTGTTCTCGATATGCTGAATAACCGGGCCGCAGTGGTACTTCTTCACCCCACTGCCCCGCCGGCATGGAGTAAAAACCTGCTCGTGGCCGACCACTCCGTATATGAGTTCCCTTTCGAAACCACCCGGGCTATGATGGATCTGATCTATCGCGGCAAACTGAAGCGATATCCCAACATTAAGTGGATTATTTCACACGCTGGCGGCACCATCCCCTTCCTGTTTTACCGGCTTAGCATATGCGGTGAGTGGAATGCGATCAGCCAGTCCCAGGAAGAAATTATATCAGACTTACAAACCCTGTACTATGACTTGGCTCTATCGACCTCCAGCGCAGTATCCTGCGCATTGGACAAGCTTACAGACCCCAGCCGTATCCTCTTCGGAACAGATTTCCCCTTGAGATATGAAGCCGGCGTCACGAACAGCATCGAGCAGTTTAAAAACAACTGCAATTACAGCCATCGGGATATCCTTAAGATAGGCCGGCAGAATGCGAAAAAGCTCTTTCCGAGATTCGTTTCATCTCTTTAA
- a CDS encoding RNA polymerase alpha subunit C-terminal domain-containing protein: MTAQKNLKTCKNGHPFYKSSDCPTCPVCEAQRKPEDGFLSLIGAPARRALERESIKTLADLSKWSEQELLKLHGMGPTTIPKLKKALEDRGRNLKR; this comes from the coding sequence ATGACTGCACAAAAGAACTTGAAAACCTGCAAGAATGGTCACCCGTTTTATAAAAGTAGTGACTGTCCTACATGCCCTGTTTGCGAAGCGCAAAGAAAACCTGAAGACGGTTTCCTATCGTTAATCGGCGCGCCTGCCAGGCGAGCGCTTGAAAGGGAAAGCATTAAAACGCTGGCAGACTTATCGAAGTGGTCAGAGCAAGAACTCCTTAAACTTCATGGTATGGGGCCGACGACCATTCCGAAACTTAAGAAGGCGCTTGAAGATAGGGGTAGGAACTTAAAGAGATGA
- a CDS encoding DUF1801 domain-containing protein, translated as MNKDVTTLLDEINHPLRAQIEELRAIILSAAPSMEENIKWNGPNYQHLERDRVTLKVQPAKDFHLILHAGARIKSEPIDHQTVDPGRLFTWKSNDRGILQIKNAGGFDECKAQLGGIIGRWIEATEV; from the coding sequence ATGAATAAAGACGTAACTACATTACTGGACGAGATCAATCATCCGCTGCGCGCCCAAATAGAGGAGTTAAGGGCCATCATACTCAGCGCGGCTCCATCGATGGAAGAAAATATTAAATGGAATGGTCCAAACTATCAGCACCTCGAGAGGGACAGAGTTACGCTCAAAGTTCAACCAGCAAAGGATTTTCACCTCATCTTACACGCAGGCGCCAGGATCAAAAGTGAACCCATAGATCATCAAACCGTAGATCCTGGGCGACTGTTCACCTGGAAGTCTAACGACCGTGGAATTCTGCAGATTAAAAACGCAGGGGGCTTTGACGAATGTAAAGCGCAGCTTGGAGGAATTATTGGCCGTTGGATAGAAGCGACTGAGGTATGA
- a CDS encoding PQQ-dependent sugar dehydrogenase, with protein MNRYYVLTPLVILVLVTFAFIKPRATGELVEAGYQVDTLADNLRVPWQIVFLPDSSMLFTEREGRVRLLRHGKLLRKPLLNLHDVVLRNKSGALGLCLHPGFSRNKRVYLASNYLSYNRMKLRIVRYELEKDTLVRPLVILKDIPANQNHTGCRLTFGPDKKLYITTGDADQPVLAQDLKAYNGKILRVNDDGTVPSDNPFVGNDTARKEIWSYGHRNPQGIAFQPGTGLLYESEHGPTGGDEINLIKKGGNYGWPGVHHEQRRAGTESPLIQYTPSIGPGEVMFYNGSRFPDLKGKLLVACLRGASILNLSLHQGSIADQSLLFKNVHGRIRSLVTGPDGYLYFSTSMHDPGEGHPRDGHDDMILRIRPSGTGMMVSQKIKTAKRSETTGPSSASVLFQQLCASCHGDKLQGTATAKALVNADKRSIVRIITNGITNKGMPAWKGAISKEDIDGLADFIISAR; from the coding sequence ATGAATAGATATTATGTCCTTACGCCTTTAGTTATCCTGGTATTGGTAACTTTTGCATTCATTAAACCGAGGGCAACCGGCGAGCTGGTTGAAGCGGGATATCAGGTGGATACGCTGGCCGATAATTTAAGGGTACCGTGGCAAATTGTGTTTCTCCCGGATAGTTCTATGCTCTTTACAGAGCGGGAGGGACGGGTGCGTTTGTTACGTCACGGCAAACTTTTACGCAAACCTTTACTGAATCTGCATGATGTTGTGCTCAGAAACAAATCAGGTGCATTAGGTTTATGTCTCCATCCCGGTTTTAGTCGCAATAAGCGGGTATATCTCGCGAGTAATTATCTGTCGTATAACCGGATGAAGTTGAGGATCGTACGTTACGAACTGGAAAAGGATACGCTTGTGCGACCATTGGTGATTTTAAAAGATATTCCTGCTAATCAAAACCATACGGGTTGCCGTTTAACATTCGGTCCGGATAAGAAACTTTATATTACCACAGGTGATGCCGACCAGCCGGTGCTGGCCCAGGATCTCAAAGCTTATAACGGGAAAATTCTGCGCGTAAATGACGACGGGACGGTTCCTTCAGACAATCCGTTTGTGGGTAATGATACTGCACGTAAGGAAATTTGGTCTTACGGCCACAGAAATCCTCAGGGCATAGCATTTCAGCCTGGTACTGGTTTGCTCTACGAATCTGAACACGGTCCGACGGGAGGAGATGAGATCAATCTGATCAAAAAAGGTGGCAACTATGGCTGGCCAGGCGTGCATCATGAACAGCGCAGAGCGGGTACCGAATCGCCGCTTATTCAATACACCCCTTCCATCGGTCCCGGAGAAGTTATGTTTTATAATGGGTCCCGTTTTCCTGATCTGAAGGGTAAACTGTTGGTCGCTTGCCTTAGGGGAGCGTCGATTTTAAATCTGAGTTTGCATCAAGGCAGCATTGCAGACCAGTCACTCCTGTTTAAAAATGTTCATGGCAGGATCAGGTCGCTCGTTACCGGGCCAGACGGATACCTCTATTTCTCCACATCCATGCACGATCCGGGAGAAGGTCATCCGCGCGACGGACATGACGATATGATCTTGCGCATCAGGCCTTCCGGGACGGGTATGATGGTTTCCCAGAAAATAAAAACGGCGAAACGGAGCGAGACTACTGGTCCGTCAAGTGCATCAGTACTTTTTCAGCAGCTTTGTGCCTCCTGTCATGGAGATAAACTTCAGGGCACCGCCACGGCTAAAGCGCTGGTGAACGCTGATAAAAGATCCATCGTACGCATCATTACAAACGGCATTACCAACAAAGGCATGCCTGCATGGAAGGGAGCCATAAGTAAAGAAGATATAGATGGTTTAGCTGATTTTATTATTTCCGCCAGGTAA
- a CDS encoding PEGA domain-containing protein: MKNLLILLFSVIGLNTVFAQNSYIQVNGEPNLSVYLNNEFKGITTAEFNGYIIENVSAGTHRIKIVKKGYAPFEENISVKAKEVFAYKVKPFVKHTVTISEQGNSGVTENQAKLPTGKLVIQSVPIEIKISIPSIEGIRNMPKTKDEWLADDIPEGSYDIELSFGNKIVKERINIVEGNTTNVFVNMINGEFKASDIIAERNQKERAAKYLEELREKYKFKVGLSVDEFFKLNPEASTSLKRMRFQGRVFYVAKDILNKKTQNAGSKSFDVDGDGSVKNYAFCISRFGDYESADRARQEILTKIKAETNLAFVRASSGDGIVISPVGSKPMISYIIHEAYDKKYELDILFRNE, encoded by the coding sequence ATGAAAAATCTTCTTATTCTGCTCTTTTCAGTTATCGGATTGAATACAGTTTTTGCGCAAAACAGCTATATTCAGGTCAATGGCGAACCTAACCTATCTGTTTATTTGAACAACGAGTTCAAGGGAATAACAACGGCTGAATTTAATGGATACATTATCGAAAACGTTAGTGCCGGTACGCACCGGATAAAAATTGTCAAGAAAGGCTATGCTCCGTTTGAAGAAAATATAAGTGTTAAGGCCAAAGAGGTATTTGCCTATAAGGTTAAGCCGTTCGTTAAGCATACGGTTACCATTTCTGAGCAGGGAAATAGCGGCGTGACTGAAAACCAGGCAAAATTGCCAACGGGAAAGCTGGTGATCCAGTCTGTACCAATCGAAATAAAAATTTCTATTCCATCCATCGAGGGAATCAGGAATATGCCCAAAACAAAAGATGAGTGGCTGGCAGATGACATTCCAGAAGGCAGCTATGACATCGAACTGTCGTTTGGAAACAAGATTGTCAAGGAGAGAATCAATATTGTGGAAGGAAATACGACCAACGTCTTCGTAAATATGATCAACGGTGAGTTTAAGGCGTCTGACATCATAGCAGAGCGTAATCAAAAAGAGAGGGCAGCGAAATACTTAGAAGAATTGCGTGAAAAATACAAATTTAAGGTCGGACTGAGCGTTGATGAGTTTTTTAAATTAAATCCTGAAGCTTCTACATCTCTTAAACGTATGAGATTTCAAGGCCGTGTTTTTTATGTGGCTAAAGATATTCTCAATAAAAAGACTCAAAATGCTGGTTCAAAATCTTTTGATGTAGATGGAGATGGTTCTGTTAAAAACTATGCCTTTTGTATCAGCAGATTTGGCGATTATGAAAGTGCTGATCGTGCCCGGCAGGAAATCCTAACTAAAATCAAAGCAGAAACTAATTTGGCATTTGTTAGAGCAAGTTCTGGTGATGGCATCGTTATTTCCCCTGTTGGCTCAAAACCGATGATCAGTTATATCATCCACGAGGCTTATGATAAGAAATATGAACTGGATATTCTGTTCAGGAACGAATAG
- a CDS encoding Crp/Fnr family transcriptional regulator: MKYPSAFIGMIQLMQKFHTLSPFFISRLQDLVTYPVYRKGDIVQHYRETQSTLLFIHSGVMSEKTVKENPRGINTTWFWDDGDAVFTSPGIFSGKPSEAIIEALETCECIGLSAYNLAILKHEFRETEQIIECLRDQHIRKRLQHTMDMRLGTFRQTKRLYEARPRLFEVSAKSLLADFLNMDPDTFARNLKRLKG; encoded by the coding sequence ATGAAATATCCATCAGCTTTTATTGGCATGATCCAGCTCATGCAGAAATTTCACACACTCAGTCCTTTTTTCATCAGTCGCCTCCAGGATCTGGTCACTTACCCGGTATACCGAAAGGGCGATATTGTACAGCATTACCGCGAAACCCAGTCGACCTTACTGTTCATACATTCAGGGGTAATGTCTGAAAAAACCGTTAAAGAAAATCCACGCGGCATCAACACGACCTGGTTTTGGGATGATGGAGATGCCGTATTTACCAGTCCGGGTATTTTTAGCGGAAAGCCTTCTGAAGCCATTATTGAAGCGCTGGAAACCTGCGAATGCATTGGTCTTTCGGCCTACAATCTAGCCATATTAAAACATGAATTTCGGGAGACGGAGCAGATTATTGAATGCCTGCGCGACCAGCACATTAGAAAACGGTTGCAGCATACCATGGATATGCGGCTCGGCACATTCAGACAAACCAAGAGGCTCTATGAAGCGAGGCCCAGGCTTTTTGAGGTGAGCGCTAAGTCGCTCCTCGCTGATTTTCTGAATATGGATCCGGATACTTTTGCAAGAAATTTGAAGAGGTTGAAGGGCTGA